ttccattgtttttttaatgaaatttcaaaaacaaatgaattaagaactaaaataatgaattatagactgtgatttaaaaaacaattaaaacaataaattttggacaatgaattatgagataaaagagtggaaataaaactattccattgattaaatcaatgaaataaatctggtgggctaccaaactgatggattacatgtcattttcgttcacataatattaattttatgtaGAAAAGTCTTCTAGAGAGGCAACAAATCTGCTTGCGTTTTTCAGATTGTTTGATTTACCTAGTTATTGGGTTAATTAGCAATAGTATctcaaatcaaacttttatttCAATGGATgtactctaatttttttttcaatttataaaGTTTATAGGTGGATTAGATTGATTTCATTAAtgacaaattatttaaaatatctttttttatcTAATACATATTTAGAAATTCGAATATTTTAGAGGTCAAATCGAGACTTAAAGTTTGCTTATCAAAACTATGTTTCTGACGTCAATGTGTTCAGACAATCGTAACCCAATTATTTGAGCTCGGATTGAGAAGATTTTTTAAAGTAATTTCTTGAAAAGCATATGAGCATATAGGTAATTTAAAGCCCTGTGTCCTTATTCTTAAATTTTCGGATATCCTTATTGGAACAAGTTTTCTTGATTATGTTCTTATTGGTAACAAAATTGACATGTAGCCTATCAATTTTTCTTGATTATGTAGCCTATCAATTGGTAGCCCATGGGAGCCCAACAGATCACCTTTTTtattctagaattcattgtccaaaatttattattttaatagagATTCTactgttttttaaagcacagtataaaattcattgttttagttctgaatccgttgtttttgaaattttattggaaaaaataatggaattaagatccatctgataaaactcatagacaatggatcttattagaaagagttttatgtgctgattccgaatatgtaattttttttttaaaatgtaaaaggtattttgagagttaaaccttttaaattttcatttaaaagacTTGGGCTCCCATGAACTATCACTATATGAGTTACCTAATACTACTGTATTAGTAATTACCCCTTAATTATTTTGTATAAATATATGGGCCAAGAAACTGGGCCAGTTCAGGTAATTGGGTTGTATAATTAATTATCCCTCTATGCATTTGAACTTGGGCCTGAATAAACTATAGTTTAAGTTGTTTTACTTTTTAGTGTTTCCGGTAGGTCCTCTTTTACGTAATTATGGCTACATTGTTTAATCGCCCTAACAAATTGAAATTATGGCCGTGTTTGGTGAAGCGATCCACAGAGCGGTACCGTTAGCGGTCCCCACTTCACCAAACATGTGAAATTTGAGGGCGGTACAAATTACAAGCTCCAAAATGGAGTTTGTGAGGGAGTTAACCGtactcactttttttttaaaaaaaatttatgcggGCCCCACATATTTTAAAGTCAAGCTTCccctttttaaataaaaaagcaTGATGGGACCCActtgaataataaatattactaataaaccccaactaagatatatttagacttaataaattagatttataattataaatatatatattaataattataataatatatatttttaatttgacattttctttcatttatatatggagtatatattatattacaaatttatttatatattaaattaaagtaattattatttttacttaataaagtatatttataaattaataataattatttatttattaaatttataattaattttgtattgaaataaaaaaaattaaaatgaaaaaatatgaacaaaatatatttacTCTACCTAACCGTtaacaacagttaacagctCTACCAAATACCTCACAACTTATTTTATaactttaagctcagctttttttcCACACCTTAAccgctagcgttgaaaatcaatacaatcgctctaccaaacggataCTAAAAATGAATCAGAGTATCTTTTCCTCGCTTGCTTCCCTTGCGATGCAGACAtgggttcttcctcatttagGGTTTATCATCCACACCAAACCCTAAATTCGAACTTCGCCCAGATTTTCCTATCACTCAAACCCTATTCCTATTTAATTTGTACCTAAACAACTTCTGAAATTTACAGTCAATGTGTGTTTCATGCATGATATAAGTTGTACGGCACTGGCGCATATGGTTTCAACGCCACTAAAACCACACCGGTGGAGTCGATACCCAGATCCCGCTCAGAGATCCAgcgtgattattttttttaacatgaaaACTCACAATCACTACATTTCGGGTGTGTAATATGAACCCATGAGCCCATAATTAATATTAAGATAAACAAACCATTCAAGCAATTATTGTTacgcaaaagaaaaaacaagtttTATTTCAGTCATAAGAACATGGGAATACAAGGGAAATCAAActtcaaatgataaattattaCAAATCCAACGACACAATCACACAAAAGTAATATAAGGTTCCATGACAACAAATAACAAGATACAAATATGACTTTTATTTTAACATATAACACACAGAGGAAATTAAAAACTTGGAACCTATAAACAAAAACTGCCCACAACTTAATCATCTGAAGAATCCAAATGAGTGATTCACACTTGAAAATCCACCATCAACCAACAAATTGGTTCCACTCACATACTTAGCATCATCACTTGCAAAGAAGAGCACAGCATTGGCAACATCATCCACAGTTAGATCCACACCTTGCAAATTAGCCTTCATTGTAATCTGTTTTCGTGCTCCTGCTATGACCTCATCTGTTACATACTCTTTAGGCAACTGATTAAAGGTCAATGGAGTTGGAACTCCATATGGAGATACACAATTCACTCGGATTCCATGTTTTCCCAGTTCAGCTGCAACGTTTTGTGTAAGCCCTACAATGGCATGCTTGGATGCGGTGTACGCGTGCGGCGATACGCCGGCAATTACGCTGGCCATACTAGAAGTAGAAACTATTGTACCCTTTTTGTTGGGCATCATAATACGCGCTGCATGTTTCATTCCGATGAACGTTCCTTTGGCGTTTATGTTCATCGTCTTTTCGAACCTATTCAGGTCGAAGGTTCGGATGTCTGGGTTATGCGGTTCCATAACGCCGGCATTGTTGACCATAATGTCAAGAGTACTGAACTTATCCACGGTGAAGTCGATAGCTTGACGAACATCGTCCTCGTTTGAGACATCACAGTGTAAATAACAAATGTTTGAGTCGTCGTTGGAGAGCGACTCACAGATTTGTTGCCCTAACTCGTCTTGTACGTCAAGGATGCATATTTTTGCACCATGTTTGTGAAACAAACGCACAATTCCCTCTCCAATTCCAGATGCTCCTCCGGTGACGATTGCCACTTTTCCTAATAATCTAGAAAGAAATGAAATATGGGAACTGAATTAATATTTCTCGAAACAAACTAATTAGACTAGTAACTCAAGATACAAGATTACATACATGTCAAACACACAAATTCAGTAGCATACATAAACacaatgaaaatttttttttatataaaaattatgttaaattttGATGGGAATCAAAAGAAGTTAGAGAACCCCAAAAAAACTCAGAATTATATGCTTAAATGCCTACCTTTGAGCAGGGAGGGAAGAATCAGCAACATTGGTAGACATGATCGATGAGCTTAGCTTCAATAGAATTAAAGGTGTGTGTTTtctttgatgtgttttgtgggtatatataatacataataAAGAGTAATTAAACTACATTTtatgattaaattaattaattaaataatttaattacatTGAGCAGTTGTTTTCATCGCTGGCGTCACCCAAGTTGACTTTTCATCcaatgggatttttttttctttttcttttttttttaattttcagaaaGGTCTTTGCACGATGTGAGACATCGCATaggttctttcatttttttttagttaacgTGTTTGCACGATGTGAGATGGGTTCGGAACAACTAGTTTTGTCAATTTGTCTTTTTTGGGCAGTCACCATTAGTTCTTAGGCCCATAAAATGCTTTTACCTTGTGAGAAGAGTTAGACGTTTGCTTATATACCACTTgattgggttatgtcaatcTGATGTGTGATATCAGTGTTGACAGACACAATGTGCGTGTGTATAATGTGAGGTTTGTGAATTATTACAAGAGCTCATGGTTTTATTAAGTATACAATCGAAGGATAGTAATTGCAGATCCCCttgtaaaataaaaagaaattcatatatattaGATGTGCTATGTGTTACGAGTTAAAATGACACCGTAGCTTCTAAGTCTTTTTGGGCAGGTCATTTTGTAGCCCTCTTCTATCCAATTTGGTTTTTTGAAACTTTTGCACATTCCTTCAACATAGCAATCAAGTGATTTCTTCACAAGTTGAATGTCACTGATGCATACCGTTCACCTTATTGGGGGGTGTTACGAACTAAAACGACATCGTAGCTTTCTAGGTCTTTTTGGACGAGTTACTTTGGAGCCCTTTTCTGTGCAGTATTACTTTCTGATTACTTTATTCATTCTTTTTGATAGATTTGTGTATTTAAGTTGGAAAATTCTTTACTAATTTGCTTAATGAAGTAAAAAACTTGAATCTTTGATTCCCTTGCTTCTCTTGTTTTCCTTTGGAAATTACAGTCTTTACAATATGAGATTTCTTTATATAGAAAACACCACTTTTTATATAATCTCAATTGACAATTAATTGGAATAAGCTTTAAACATGTTTAGGGAAATAATTTTATGGATTTCAATCCAATgaaaaagacatacaaataaAATGCATGTAGTCAAAATTGGGTCTCTATCATGGAAGTTGACACCAAGTTATTAAAGTTTTTGTGTTGGAATCGATGATTCGTATAAGTTACAATTACTAATTTTATACGCAAAtcattgaaattttaaaaatcaaatttcaaatggcttttttttttattgaagaaaCAAAGAATTTCATTGCATAGAATCAGTTTCTACATATTGTAGAATCGAGTGAGGACATTCCTCAATCAAAAAAACATTTTGAACAGATGAATGAGCTAATCTAACTAAGTGATGGGCCACATAATTAGCCGATCTTTTGACATGAGAGAAAGAGCAATTATCAAAACGCTTAGCACGATCCTGAATATCTTGAAGAACAACTCCACAAGCTagggtgaatttttttttttttaaatttattacatcacatGGATTGTTAACAATTTGACTTTTGATAGATTAATTTGGCACATGACAATCATgtgtaatatatttattattatttcagcAGAAAACATCGATCGTTTTCTTATGTAATATTGATTGGCAGTATAGTTGGAGTCAACTTTAGACATGGTTTGGGAAAATAATTTTATGGATATCAATCCAATAAAGAAGACAGAAAAATCAAATGTAATCAAAATGGGGTCTCTATCATGGAAGTTGTCACTAAAttactaattattttattacatcTTAAAGGAAATATCAGAACAGATTAATTACATTATACTTATGACTCCTATAAAATTACAGTTAGTTAAAAGTATATGTACGTATATCATcgaaaaatttaaatttttttgacattCACATATTCTACAAAAAAGATATGCAAATAAATatcagaaaatatatttttgtggCACGCAATGGGCTCTGGCCCAATAACTCTATGGTTAGGTTAGAAATTTTGTGCGCGGGAATCTCACGACATGAAATTAGACCCATACATGATGCCCAACAAGCAAACTTATATGGGGccgaaaaaatatcaaaaaaacaaaaaacctattaaaattatttatcgAGAAATTAAATAAGAACTTTGAATATTGTTGTGAGGTCTCGTTCAAACAATATTAAAACTTTCATGTCTTAATGTCATAAGAAACAAATCAAACTGCATCAATAAATTAAagacatataaaaaaaattcaaggaaaTAACATAGAGTAATTAAGTTTAGAGAGAAGTTTTCAAAACGAAGAACCAATGAGAATGAGgtatttaaagaaaaagaaggaagatttttatataaatatataaattattagGTTAGACTAGAGTTAAGGAAGAACCATTTATCAGGTTAGAGTTAAAGGAAGAACCAATCAAAATTCATCCCAACAAATTTGACCACTTCTAAATTGGGATGGAGGGCTGGAATTAGTCCAACCAATTCTACCGTTTAATGTATGATTGCATTGGATTTGACAACAGCACACCCCATCATTCAATGATGCAGATTTGGTGAAATTGATGGAATAATTACATCCAATCTTTTTCCTCATAAATTGAGATGGGGGCTCATGCTCCAATTTTAGCTTGAATTTTCTCCCAAAACTCATATTAAATCacgattttttttcaaaatacaatattagagtttaaaaattagtgtttagggtttaggatttagaattttttttttcaaaatcaactaTATTCTGACGTTATGAATACCAAAATAATCAATaactcaataacacattttaattcatgatttaacatatttttgagagagaattggGGTCACTATCCTTAAATTGGTTGTAACTTAATTGTAAGTCCCATCCAAAGTTTATTTTGGGGACATTCTTATTAATCTGGACCCAAGTAATAAAGAAGACTGAAAAGTCAAATGTAATCAAAATTGGATTTCTATCATGGAAGTTGACACTAAATAACTACTTATTTTATAACATCGTACAGGACATATAAGAATATATTAATTACATTATACTTATGGCTCCTCCTATAAAAatacagaagtgatagggatctcaatCATTTCAATGATTGACATGTCACTTTCTGATTCAATTATCAAGTTTTATGGGTCCCTACACTTAGATCAATCAATGGACAAGATGAATTATTGAGATGActgagatccctaacatttttgttaaaatcTTATGTATGCATATCATcggaaaatttaaaaaatttcgaAATTCACATATTATATCCAGAAAATATAATATCATCAGATTTTATGAGCCCCTACACTtgcatcaatcaagggacaaaataaattactgggatgactgagatctcTAACTTTTTGTCAAAAGTATATTTACGTATATCAtcgaaaaattttaaaaatttcaaaattcacaTGTGCTCCGGAAAAGATATgcaaataaatatcaaaaaatatatttttgtggCAACGCCATGGGCTCTGGCCCAACTAACTCTGCCGTTAGGTCGAAAATTTTGTGAGCGCGAACCTAATGACCTGAGATTAGGCCTATATATGATGTCCaaaggacaaacttgtatgtGGGCTAAAAAATAtcagaaaacataaaaacaaaaaaacctaTTAAAATTATTTACCGAGAAATAAGAACTTTGAATATTGTTGTGATGTCTCGTTCAAACAATGTTAGAACTCTCATGTCTTAATGTCATAAGAAACAAACCAAACTGCATCAATAAATTAAACACATACAAAAAGTCAAGGAAATAACATAGTACAATTAAGTTTAGAGAGAAGTTTTCAAAACGAAGAACCAATTAATGAGAATGAggtattcaaagaaaaagaaagaagatttttatataaatatataaattattagGGTAGACTAGAGTTAGGGAAGAACCGATTATTAGGTTAGAGTTAAAAGAGGAACCAATCAAAATTCATCCCAACAAATTTGACCACTTCTAAATTGGGATGGGGGTTCAGGTGCTACAATTTTAGCTCCAATTTTCTTCCAAAACCCATGTTAAATCCtgaacttttatttttaaaatacaatattagagtttaggaattagtgtttatggtttagggtttaggattagagtttagagtttaggttttagtgtttagaatttagaattcaGGTTTAGAacctataatttatttttttcaaaatcaactatattataacattataaataccaaaataattaataactcaataacaaattttaattcacgatttaacatatttttgagAGAGAATCGGAGCTAAAATTGGAGTCCCTATATGTGGTAGAGGTctgctgtaaattttttacagcgGACCCCGCTGTAAATACATTATACAATGTtatgattttttataaatttcaaaaaaattatgattgtattttgatcggtatTACGAGTTTAACAGTATATTATTTGTTTcaaccaaaaatcaaattaaacacgaaaatgaaatgaaaattttggatcgttgaatataaactcaaaacattcaatGTCTCTTTTTaacatgaatttgatttttgtttgaaacaaaaaatataccattcAACTCGAAATTTCTATCAAAACACaatcatgattttttaaaaatttataaaaaattattaaatactaaaaatgaatttataaGGGGGTCcgctgtaaaaaatttacagtaGACCCCCGGCTTCCAGTCCGCATTCTTAAATTGGTTGTAAGTTAATTGCAAGTCCCATCCAAAGTTGATTTTGGGGACATTATTAAATCTGACTGACCCAAGTAATAAAGAAGATTGAAAAGTCAAACGTAATCAAAAGAGATTAATTAGATTATACTTATGGCTCCTCTTATTAAAAGTATAGAAGTGATAGAGATTTCAGTCATCTTAGTGATCGATAtgtcactctctgattcaatTATCAAGTTTTATGCGCTCctacacttatatcaatcaatgGACAAGATGAATTAGTGGGATGACtaagatccctaacatttttgttaaaaGCATATGTACGTATATTTTcggaaaatttaaaaaatttaaaaattcacATATTATCCAAAAGAGATAATATCATCAGATTTTGTAGGCCCATACACTtgcatcaatcaagggacaaaataaattattgggatgactgagaactgtaacatttttgttaaaagtatatttatgtatatcatcgaaaaatttaaataatttagaaATTCACATATTCTTTGGAAAAGATATgcaaataaatatcaaaaaatatatttttgtggCAACGTAATGGGCTGTGGCCCAACTTACTCTGTCATTAGGTCAGAAATTTTGTGAGCGCGAACCTAACGACCTGAGATTAGGACCATATATTATATTCAAAGGACAAACTTGCATGTGGccttaaaaaaaatcagaaaacataaaaacaaaaaacctattaaaattatttatcgAGAAATAAGAACTTTGAATATTGTCGTGCTGTCTCGTTCAAACAATGTGAAGCCTTTCATGTCTTAATGTCATGAGAAACAAATCAAATTGCGTCAATAAATTCAACACATACAAAAAGTCAAGGAAATAACATAGTACAATTAAGTTTAGAGAGAAGTTTTCAAAACGAAGAACCAATGAGACTGAGGtagtcaaagaaaaagaaggaagatttttatataaatatataaattattagGTTAGACTAGAGTTAAGGAAGAACCAATTATTAGGTTAGAGTTAAAGGAAGAAccaatacaaaataaaattcatccCAGTAAATTTGACCACTTCTAAATTGAGATAGGGACCCCAATTTTCGCTCCAATTCCCTCCCAAAACTCATGTTAAATCAcaatcttttttttcaaaatgcaATATTAGAGTTTTGGAATTAGTATTCATGATTTAATTGTGACTAGGTTCATTGAAATATCTGACTAGGTTTAATTCAGTCAcacatttttcaaatgtttatatttgactcatttttcaaatgtttcaatttgggtatccaaatttataaattgtttcaaacaagTTACACGGATAGTCTTTAACTATTTCAATCAATCAAACTTGTGATATGGAAAACAAAAGTCAAATTCAACTAATTTTTACTAATGTGGGCTGACAAATTGATGACTTGgatattaagaaaataaacataaaaaaaaattcagaaaaccCAAATTGCTCTCTAGTCGTCGGACGTAGCCCCACAACCAAACTTTTGTTCGTATTTCTGCCACATGTTCATACCGCATTGGAGAGCACATGTTGGAGAGACTCAGGGATTTCAAGCATCAAGTGAGGTCAATTGCTAAGTTGTAACACCAAAACTTGGTTAGGGTTCGTGGGTTTTACCAGAGAGAAGATGAGCAGTTGGGAGATCAAAGATGTTTTATTGAtacattttatgtttgttttaatttttaatgtcaggtaaattctttttattttttatgtcatGTAGGTAATTTAGTTGCCCGAAATAGCTAAAAACTGC
This genomic window from Tripterygium wilfordii isolate XIE 37 chromosome 9, ASM1340144v1, whole genome shotgun sequence contains:
- the LOC120006223 gene encoding xanthoxin dehydrogenase-like: MSTNVADSSLPAQRLLGKVAIVTGGASGIGEGIVRLFHKHGAKICILDVQDELGQQICESLSNDDSNICYLHCDVSNEDDVRQAIDFTVDKFSTLDIMVNNAGVMEPHNPDIRTFDLNRFEKTMNINAKGTFIGMKHAARIMMPNKKGTIVSTSSMASVIAGVSPHAYTASKHAIVGLTQNVAAELGKHGIRVNCVSPYGVPTPLTFNQLPKEYVTDEVIAGARKQITMKANLQGVDLTVDDVANAVLFFASDDAKYVSGTNLLVDGGFSSVNHSFGFFR